The window CCCTTTGTACCGGCCATTGTAGCATGCGTGAAGCCCAAGACATAAGGGGCATGATGATTTGACGTCATCCCCACCTTCCTCCGAGTTGACCCCGGCAGTCTCCTATGAGTTCCCACCATGACGTGCTGGCAACATAGAACGAGGGTTGCGCTCGTTGCGGGACTTAACCCAACATCTCACGACACGAGCTGACGACAACCATGCACCACCTGTTTACGAGTGTCCAAAGAGTTGACCATTTCTGGCCCGTTCTCGTATATGTCAAGCCTTGGTAAGGTTCTTCGCGTTGCATCGAATTAATCCGCATGCTCCGCCGCTTGTGCGGGCCCCCGTCAATTCCTTTGAGTTTTAGCCTTGCGGCCGTACTCCCCAGGCGGGGAACTTAATGCGTTAGCTGCGACACGGAGACCGTGGAATGGCCCCCACATCTAGTTCCCAACGTTTACGGCGTGGACTACCAGGGTATCTAATCCTGTTCGCTCCCCACGCTTTCGCTCCTCAGCGTCAGTTACGGCCCAGAGATCTGCCTTCGCCATCGGTGTTCCTCCTGATATCTGCGCATTCCACCGCTACACCAGGAATTCCAATCTCCCCTACCGCACTCTAGTCTGCCCGTACCCACTGCAGGCTGGAGGTTGAGCCTCCAGTTTTCACAGCAGACGCGACAAACCGCCTACGAGCTCTTTACGCCCAATAATTCCGGACAACGCTTGCACCCTACGTATTACCGCGGCTGCTGGCACGTAGTTAGCCGGTGCTTTTTCTGCAGGTACCGTCACTTTCGCTTCTTCCCTACTAAAAGAGGTTTACAACCCGAAGGCCGTCATCCCTCACGCGGCGTTGCTGCATCAGGCTTGCGCCCATTGTGCAATATTCCCCACTGCTGCCTCCCGTAGGAGTCTGGGCCGTGTCTCAGTCCCAGTGTGGCCGGTCACCCTCTCAGGCCGGCTACCCGTCGTCGCCTTGGTGAGCCATTACCTCACCAACAAGCTGATAGGCCGCGAGTCCATCCTTGACCAAAAAATCTTTCCAACTGATGACCATGCGGTCTCAGCTCGTATCCGGTATTAGACGTCGTTTCCAACGCTTATCCCAGAGTCAAGGGCAGGTTACTCACGTGTTACTCACCCGTTCGCCACTGATCCACAGAGCAAGCTCTGCTTCACCGTTCGACTTGCATGTGTTAAGCACGCCGCCAGCGTTCGTCCTGAGCCAGGATCAAACTCTCCGTAAATGTTTTATTGCACGACCCGAAGGCCGGCACATTAGATTGTGCAACCCGGCCGGAATAGGCCCTGGTCACACGAGTTTGAAACTGACAGAACAAATCATTACTGACTTGCTTTGTTGTTTAAATGTTTTCCAAAGGAATCCCAGTGACCGAAGTCACCTGGGGTTTTTGGCATTTGACATTGTGCACGCTGTTGAGTTCTCAAGGATCGGATACACCAGAGCCGAACCCTCTCAGGCCGCCGCTCCAGGCAACTTCTCTACCCTAGCACCAGAAGTGAGGCTGTCAAATCGACGCGCCGCTTGCTCGTGGAAGGGGTTTAATCCTACGCCTCTGATTCTCGCTCTTCAAGAGAGCAGTCTCAGATGGAGGATTGATGTCCCGCTTGAGGCCGGTAAGCTCTTCCGCTTTCCGCACCTGTGGGGTGACGAGTAAGAACATTACGGCGATGTTTCGCGGAGGCCAAATCCCGGTGAACGCCCGGGCGTGTCGGGCCGAACTTCCGCGGAAACACGCGGATCAGCCGATGCGTTCGGCCACGAGCGGGTCGCCGGCGACGTAGTCGGACGCGTCCCCGATCTCCCACGCACCCTCCAGCGATTCCAGTGCCCGGGCGAACCGCGACGGCTCGTCGGCCGAGAGGGTGAAGATCGGCTGGCCCTCAACGACCGTGTCACCCGGCTTCACCAGGAGGTCGATCCCGGCAGCGTGCTGCACCGCATCCTGAGCCCGGGCCCGGCCGGCGCCGAGACGCCATGCGGCGATGCCGAAGGGCAGAGCATCCTGACGCAGCACAACACCCGAGCGGGGAGCCGAGACCGTGGTGGTCTCGCGGGCCACGGGGAGCGGCGCCGTCGGGTCGCCACCCTGGGCACGGATCACCCGGTTCCAGGTGTCCATGGCCCGGCCGTCGCGGAGCGCCTCGGCCACATCGGCGTCGGGCTGCCCGGCGAGCCGGAGCATCTCCGACGCCAGGGCGAGAGTGAGCTCGACCACGTCGGCAGGCCCTCCCCCGGCGAGCACCTCGACCGACTCGCGCACCTCGTTCGCGTTGCCGATCGCGAGACCGAGCGGCACGTTCATGTTCGTGAGCAGCGCAGTGGTGCGCACCCCGGCGTCGTTGCCGAGGTCGACCATGGTCTGCGCGAGCTCCCGGGAGCGGGCGATGTCCTGCATGAAGGCACCCGAGCCGAACTTCACGTCGAGCACGAGCGAATCGGTGCCCTCGGCGATCTTCTTCGACATGATCGACGAGG of the Herbiconiux flava genome contains:
- a CDS encoding thymidine phosphorylase translates to MATEAHDVVDLIRTKRDRGTLSTAQIDWLIDAYTRGYVADEQMSALAMAILLNGMSRDEIRDLTLAMIASGERMDFSGLGKPTVDKHSTGGVGDKITLPLMPLVASFGVAVPQLSGRGLGHTGGTLDKLESIPGWRASLSNEEMFDQLRDVGGVICAAGSGLAPADKKLYALRDITGTVEAIPLIASSIMSKKIAEGTDSLVLDVKFGSGAFMQDIARSRELAQTMVDLGNDAGVRTTALLTNMNVPLGLAIGNANEVRESVEVLAGGGPADVVELTLALASEMLRLAGQPDADVAEALRDGRAMDTWNRVIRAQGGDPTAPLPVARETTTVSAPRSGVVLRQDALPFGIAAWRLGAGRARAQDAVQHAAGIDLLVKPGDTVVEGQPIFTLSADEPSRFARALESLEGAWEIGDASDYVAGDPLVAERIG